AGGAGgattgaagggaaaaaaaaagctcATGGGATCGGAAGAGAGACCAAGAATATTCAGATAGCTGGAGCGGATCTGAGGTGCTAAGCTCATGGCTGTCTTATCCATGGGCTTTTGAAAAGTTAACATAAGCAAATTGAGGAGAGGAGCGATTTGTGAAGATTTAACAAAGAAAGATGAAAAGTTAAGACTCTCGCTAGAAAAGTTAGGCTCTAGTGGATGGTCAATTTCAACATGGAGGCTACTCTCTTGCAAGGATGATAAAATGAAGAGAGATCAGATATTATTAGGTCTCATGAGTGACTTGAAATGTGCATTTACTAATCTTATAAGTAGTGGTATTTAGATACAATCCAGTTAGCAATATATTTAGTTTATCCCCAATACTTTCCAGTATTAGGTGTATGAACCCAAATAGTTCCAACACAAAAACCAGTTTTCACTGTAAtctgctgtattttttttttttttgagcaaatCTGTCGTAAGCTTTTCTAGTACAGCAAATGTCGAAGTCgatataaatgtataaaatcAACATGCACATACTTGAAAATGCTCATTGACAATGAGTGTggttggataggagattatttgagatattatttggaatatttaCTGTGGAACTTTTTataatatgatgtatgtgagataattggttaaaaagacaaaaagattGATTGAAAAGCACGTTTATGTACAAGCAAATAACTTTTTTGCATATAATGTGCTAtctaaacaagaaaaagaaacactCAACCATACCAACAACTTGCACACGACTCCCCTGGACTCATACAATTTTAAGTTATGTGAATCCAACACTTGTAAACACACCCGTACTTAACACACACACCCATGTAAAATAGGTATGGAGAATAGAGATATAGTCCCACTATCCTCTAAAGCTGAAATCGGTAGCCCCAAGCAAGGAAGAGCTAATCAGCATGCCAATCCCAGACAGTTTAGGAGTAAGTATGGCTTTAACAGCCTTAGATACTCCACCAGCAGACTTCATAGATTATCTAATCGAAGTTCAACCAACCTCCGATTGGAGAATGGTCAAAAGACAGAACAAGAAAGGCCAGTGTTGATTGCATAACACTCTAAAAGTGCTAATATAAAGGGGGTAGGTAGCTCTTCCTTTAGCAACCATCTCCTTCAATTGGATATTCATAAAGCCAATATAGAGGTGATTCTTCCAACTGAGATAGCAGGTGGTTTTGCTATGAAGATGTGAAAGAGTCTACCCTCTAGAACATTTCTATGGTGGACGCAAGAGGTCTTCAAGGATGTTTCTGGATTCTTTGGGATGATTAACAGTGCAGACAGACCTCCTGAATAAAACTGAGCACGAAATTGATGTGCTGGTCAAGTTATTTCCCTCTTCAACTTGGCTGTCACTGCATTCTATGCTGGTCCCGAGCTAGATCATAGGAAAATATTATAGTCATTCATGTTCTGCTGCAAATTCTTGCTCCCTTCCTTATCTTTGTACGGAGATTTCAATGCAAAAATGTACACACACAAAAAATTGGGCGGCAATGGCATTAATTTTAACAGGCTGACCGTGTTTAAGGAATATCTTGATACTTGTGGATTAATGGAAATGGGTTTGTGGGAGCAAAATTCTCTAGGGTATACAATCCTGACTAATTTATGATAAAATTGACAGGACTCTCTCTGAATGTTGCATGGAGAACTTTGTTTCCTGAAGCTACCACTTTCCTAGCCATAAGTCTGATCATTGTTTGTCTTGTTAAGTTAATGAAATCTGTTCCTGACATTGCTACTTAGACCTTTCAGGTTTGAAAGGTTTTGGTACTCCAGTGCCTTTGTTACGGACATTGTTTGTTTCTCTTGGAGGAACCAAATTGAACCCATAACTAGGTTTATCTCAGCTTTTACTGGTGTTGTGCATGAATGGAGAAGAGTTAATTCTGTAACAATTTTTAAGTGGAAGAGAATTCCTGTTGTACTCGCAACTCGCAAGTCAAGCATTCAAATTACCTTCGCAATTTGGGATTGGAGCCCCAGGCAGAATTTTATTCTCTTTTATCCAAGATATGTAATTTACACAATTTAAATGACCTTTTTCTACCAAAAAATGAGGGGCAAAATTGAACTATCTACAAAGCTTAGCATGGGTGGCGACACATCATAGTactaccaaaaaagaaaagtaaatagaCTACGGGGTTACCAAAATTGTTTTTCCTTGTCCAAGGTTAGCCCGAGATAAAGCACTCCAACCAGTGTATGCCGCCTCTGGAAGGCACGCAGCATTTCGCAAATCCATGTCTGGAGGAGTGCAAAGCACTCGCCAACTAGGTAACACTATCTTTTCAGTGTAGCCCCCACTGTCAAGGAAGGCACAAACCTGCAAAGTACCAATATCCAATCACTGATATTCAACAAAATTATCCTGATGCATATTAAATACAATGCAATCAGCCTAAATTTAGTAGGAAAGATTCAGAGGTAAAAGGTTCCAAATTTATCTCTTTATTGTTAAAGGAAGACAAAGTAGCAGTATCAGACATACACTGTCACCCACTTTATGTCGAACCTTTTCACCCACAGCTTCAATAACGCCCGAACATTCGAGCCCGGGGCAAAATCTCTTTCCATCTGTTCCTTTGAGCCCCTCTAATCTTTGTTCCAAATCTAGCCTATTAACTCCAATGTATGCCACTCTAATCAAAACCTCATAAGCGTTGAGTTTTGGTTCAGGGCAGGCAACCTCTTGCGGCACCAACGCATTTGGCCCTCCTGCTCTCTCTATGAATACAGCAGTCATAGTCTGCTGCGCACATTTGGAACCATCAGGAGGAGAAAAAGATATGCATGAAGCATATCCAGAGAATTTTTTTTACCCATTGTATATAAGTAAGAGAATTAatatgagaaaataaaaaaggaaaacaagaaaacaaggagAGGAACGTTAGAGACCATTGGAACAATCAACTCCAATTGTCATCAATATGGTCTTACCAACTAATGAGGctgcaaattcaggggaaaaaAAACCACTTTTCTTTCATATGTTCTCATCATCATCTTCTACATGAAAGGACAACTGGAAACTACACAACATTTAACATGCAACTGCATGACTAAAAAGACGGGTAAATTCTGCAGCTGATAGCCTATGACTTGTATACTGACTCCCTATTTTCAAATCAAAAGCTAAACTATGATGAACATTGAATCTATCATGCATCCATGCCCATATCCATAAAACTGAGAATCTTAAAAATGCCATAGCCACCATTCCATCAACAATTAAAAGGCTGTGGAATTTAGTAATTTTGTTATATGTAACTTGAAGAGCTTCCATGACTCGAAATAAGGCTAAGCTTCTAAAGGTGTCACCCCCCTTTTCCAAAAGCCCTCAATTTACAATTTACTAGGACCAACCAATAAAAAGCCTAGAGCTGGAAATGATCTTAGAACTCAATCATGTTCGGGAAAAATAAATCTCAATATCATATCCGActaggggaaaaacaaaagttgcgTTTTCATTATGTAGGAAAAACACACATGAAAATACAACTTCGGTCGGAAAAAGCCTAAACCTCTCACTTTTTGACATAACTAAAACTAAATCATGCTTCTAATAAAAACACATCAATCACTACTACAATTTGCTGCAAAGACCTCTCTATTAACAGGCCTATACAATTATCACCTAGACAATTATCGCTAATTTTTCCCCAAAAACAGTCCACGTTTTCAGACATGAACAGAAGCATATGAAGACACCATAAATCATCTTGCTCATGTCCCGAAGCCAATAATAGTTTTCTTtccgccaaaaaaaaaaaaaacaatgagcaaccaaaatttcaaattttcagaACAGTCCGGTTCTCAACAAtccgaaaaagaaaagatatgcGTGTAACTAAAGCAATAAATATTTTGCAACCAATtgtacaaaaataaaagaattagcACAAGAAGATGAAGtacggaaaaaaaaagaaaaaaaaaataaggcacATAGGAGAGAGGTAACCTTGTTCGCAGCAGAAGCAGCGGGAATGGGTTTGTCAACACCCGAACCAAGAGAGCACTGGGCGGCCTTTCGTTTTCTGGAGCTTTCCCGACGACTTATGGAGGAATCCGACATTTTGTGGGCTGGGGGAAATAAGCGGCTGGGGAATTGGGCAACAGGAAGAAGGGGAGGGGGGTGGGTTTAACGACACGCTCCGTCTTCTCACAAATAAGCATAACCCACTTTCctaatcaaatcaaattcaaaggcACACACTTTCCCCTTTTGTCAGTTTAAGGCATAATTATTAAATTCGATCCGATCCGCCTCGACGATTCCACTGATCAAATGAATCGTTCATAAAATCAGGCTGAATTTGTAATTGGATCGTTTGTGTGTTAACTTCTCAATGGACCGACGGTTCAACCGATTTGTAACGAACCGATTTTGGGATAAAAATGATTACAAAATGCTCCAACGCTGATTCAAACCTCAGACCTCAAACACAAAAGCTACACGCACCCACCACTAGCCCAACAGCTCACTTGGTGGTTGTTACTCCttctatattatatattatattcttattcttattttatttcttcaaaacaaaacttgtttggaatcttttaataaaattttattattctctaaattctataaattatgaaatggatttaaaaaataacatattacacaattcattttaaaaacaaatattATTCTTAATAACCTTTTGTACTTAAAATTCGtaaataaactagataattgcacttagataaaattttatacttgaagtttggtggattactaattaaatttaggttttgttaattcttataagaattaatgattCTATAATAAATTGGACTAATTGAGTATTTACTATAACATAGTTTATTATAGTTTTAACTatatcaaaaattataaaacataatatttaaatatatgtagtgaccCACCGATTGGACCACTCACCCACTAGTTGAACCAAtaacccgttgacccacctcTTTCACCGGGCcggatttaataactatggtttaAAGGCATAATTTTGTCAATTTACTAATAtatctttactttcttttttcgtattttaactttttttttctttttgctcccCTGAAATAATCAATAAAGGTGGCAATGGGGCAGGGGACAAATAATTCGTCATATCTCCCGCCCTGTTTTCTACGATCAATTTATCATATTTAGTTATTTGCTCATTTACGGAATAATTTTATCATTCAttctattttaaaattttaaattaagaCATATTCAAATAATCGATCTTAGTTCATTCAATAAGTTACAAATACtaataactaaaaaaaattagttaacGGGACGGGGATGGGGCGGGTGCTATTAGCTCGCCTCCCATCGTATTATCTACCGCCCCATTTCTGCCCCGCGGAATGGGTGCCATCCTTAGTAATTAGGCAACAGCACCACAAAAGGCTATCGGGTACTAATATTTAGGTTAATTACCTTTATCTCCTTTGTTGTTTGACTGAACTACCATTACCCTTCTTGAGATTTGAAGTATTATAGCCAACCCCACTTTGACTTGAAGGTCTAATAACAATCAACCCCGACCATTAAGAGAGCAACACGTACAACCAACTGACCAAGTAAGGctaaatgataatatgaagttcCCAAAACAACCTTAGCTTTTAccttttctcaaaaaaataaaaagaaaaaagaaccaagtgaataaattaaaagaaaaattgtttaGAATATCCTTCACATTTGATCAAATGATATTTTTCATGCTTCACTTTAAATATATTAACTTAACATCCCTTACAAAATTAAGTCAATAAAATTGAGTTCCAACTTATGTTTTTGaccattttttgttttaaatctaTCATATGACCCACTTTTTAGGTGAAAAAAGGTTAGATCCTATTTGTAATTATACAAATGATTTGATCTATATTCATTTTTGTCTCTAAAAATTTAGAATATGACccgaaatatatttttttcccaaaagaaTTGGAATATGACccaatttattttcatttttgacactaaagaaataaaatttgacATTTTATGTACATAAAAAATGACTGTATATTAGTCACATGGTGATTTCAGATTAAAAAGTATCTGAAAACTTAAATTAGGACAAAATTTTACTAACACAAATTCTTAAGAGGTGTAAAATTAACATTCTAAAAgtaaaagacaaaaaaattcatttgccaaaATGTGAGAGACATTTTAAACGATTTTTGCTAAATTAAATTGCAAAGTTGCCTTCCATCTTTTGTTGACACTTCCTCCCCTCTAAATACCCTTCT
The genomic region above belongs to Coffea arabica cultivar ET-39 chromosome 7c, Coffea Arabica ET-39 HiFi, whole genome shotgun sequence and contains:
- the LOC113699970 gene encoding uncharacterized protein isoform X5, whose translation is MSDSSISRRESSRKRKAAQCSLGSGVDKPIPAASAANKQTMTAVFIERAGGPNALVPQEVACPEPKLNAYEVLIRVAYIGVNRLDLEQRLEGLKGTDGKRFCPGLECSGVIEAVGEKVRHKVGDSVCAFLDSGGYTEKIVLPSWRVLCTPPDMDLRNAACLPEAAYTGWSALSRANLGQGKTILMQIHESCGDVAVFAIQMAKYLRAKVFAAADSLKKQEFYKTLGADKCFNYRNADFVSLVQRQARETVLCRSDKSIDSIQELKASVWPAICAGHVKPFIYECYPLSQAAKAHKAMERKYFFQRMLSALGPWTSKLERHVYTGMVEKCVTGKILLRVDSIEEVKRHS
- the LOC113699970 gene encoding uncharacterized protein isoform X6, translated to MSDSSISRRESSRKRKAAQCSLGSGVDKPIPAASAANKQTMTAVFIERAGGPNALVPQEVACPEPKLNAYEVLIRVAYIGVNRLDLEQRLEGLKGTDGKRFCPGLECSGVIEAVGEKVRHKVGDSVCAFLDSGGYTEKIVLPSWRVLCTPPDMDLRNAACLPEAAYTGWSALSRANLGQGKTILMQIHESCGDVAVFAIQMAKYLRAKVFAAADSLKKQEFYKTLGADKCFNYRNADFVSLVQRQARETGGIDVVLDSWAINLRKNLKILCNGGLLLYVDVHGFSLEVLQIDSLMSKNANIQGRITLGRL
- the LOC113699970 gene encoding uncharacterized protein isoform X7, whose translation is MSDSSISRRESSRKRKAAQCSLGSGVDKPIPAASAANKQTMTAVFIERAGGPNALVPQEVACPEPKLNAYEVLIRVAYIGVNRLDLEQRLEGLKGTDGKRFCPGLECSGVIEAVGEKVRHKVGDSVCAFLDSGGYTEKIVLPSWRVLCTPPDMDLRNAACLPEAAYTGWSALSRANLGQGKTILIHESCGDVAVFAIQMAKYLRAKVFAAADSLKKQEFYKTLGADKCFNYRNADFVSLVQRQARETGGIDVVLDSWAINLRKNLKILCNGGLLLYVDVHGFSLEVLQIDSLMSKNANIQGRITLGRL